A genome region from Trichosurus vulpecula isolate mTriVul1 chromosome 5, mTriVul1.pri, whole genome shotgun sequence includes the following:
- the LOC118850981 gene encoding taste receptor type 2 member 41-like codes for MLGSFTIFAMVVFVLLCSLGIMANGFIVVVLGREWVRCHRLSPCDMILISLGAARFCLQWVGMVHNFYYFLDYLRYSKEPARQYFGIYWDFLNTATFWFATWLSVLFCVKIANFTHPIFLWLKWRVKELVPWFLLASLLMSSIFTMLFFAGNNILFQALLQGTFLGNITLYGFTRKLEIYYFLPLKLITVSIPFSLFVVAIVLLISSLWRHSWRMRHRASSAQDPRTQAHTRALKSLVSFLVLYAFSFTSFVIDSASSDFESAWYWLWQIVIYLCTSVHPFILIFSNSQLGAALMKLLLLLKKRWASSPT; via the coding sequence atgcTGGGATCATTCACAATCTTTGCCATGGTTGTCTTTGTTCTGTTGTGCTCCCTGGGGATTATGGCTAATGGCTTCATTGTTGTGGTACTGGGAAGGGAATGGGTTCGATGCCACCGGCTGTCTCCCTGTGACATGATCCTAATCAGTTTGGGTGCCGCCCGCTTCTGCCTGCAATGGGTTGGAATGGTGCACAATTTCTACTATTTTCTTGACTACCTTCGATATTCTAAGGAACCTGCCCGCCAGTACTTTGGGATTTACTGGGATTTTCTGAATACAGCCACATTCTGGTTTGCCACTTGGCTTAGTGTCCTCTTCTGTGTGAAGATTGCAAACTTCACTCACCCCATTTTCCTTTGGCTGAAATGGAGAGTCAAGGAACTAGTACCCTGGTTCCTACTAGCCTCCCTGCTAATGTCTTCCATCTTCACTATGCTATTTTTTGCAGGGAACAATATTTTGTTCCAGGCACTCTTGCAGGGGACATTTTTGGGGAACATAACCTTATATGGCTTCACTAGGAAACTAGAAATCTACTACTTTCTCCCTTTGAAGCTCATCACTGTGTCTATCCCCTTTTCTTTGTTTGTAGTGGCAATAGTTCTGCTGATTTCCTCTCTGTGGAGACACTCCTGGAGAATGCGACATAGAGCCAGCAGTGCCCAGGATCCTAGGACTCAGGCTCACACCAGAGCTCTGAAATCACTGGTCTCCTTCCTAGTCCtttatgctttttcttttacGTCTTTTGTCATTGATTCTGCCTCTTCAGATTTTGAGAGTGCTTGGTACTGGCTATGGCAAATTGTGATTTACCTGTGCACATCTGTTCATCCCTTCATTCTTATCTTTAGCAATTCCCAGCTAGGAGCAGCACTCATGAAGCTTCTTCTTTTGCTTAAAAAAAGGTGGGCATCGTCTCCTACTTAA